From the Psychrobacillus sp. FSL K6-4046 genome, one window contains:
- a CDS encoding DUF881 domain-containing protein, which yields MKKTVYIRFTIILLIVGFMIAIQYNTVKQPETRDTRDVWEIRQELATETQLHSELLSEVRLLEETVGKYDNMVNESPEIALNETVKQLKQDIGIADFKGPGLTITIEPSLESMMVGEQIEEISPDLLIRLINEINRFKAEAVEVDGKRIVYSSAIRDVNGRTTVNNLTIKKAPFTIKIGTLTLEDAKKMYNQLQASPIGDNFYIDNLRLTIGEPEDEVTIQAFDQSVNMEFLQEVPGGE from the coding sequence ATGAAAAAAACCGTCTATATTCGGTTTACTATAATTTTGTTGATCGTTGGTTTCATGATTGCCATTCAATACAATACAGTAAAACAACCAGAAACTCGCGATACGCGTGATGTATGGGAGATTCGCCAAGAGCTTGCCACGGAAACACAGCTGCATTCCGAATTGTTGTCGGAAGTGCGCCTGTTAGAGGAGACAGTTGGCAAGTATGACAATATGGTCAATGAAAGCCCTGAAATAGCTTTAAATGAAACCGTTAAACAATTAAAACAGGATATTGGTATAGCTGATTTTAAAGGTCCAGGACTAACCATAACAATTGAACCCTCTTTAGAGAGTATGATGGTGGGGGAGCAAATAGAAGAAATATCTCCTGATTTATTAATTCGATTAATTAATGAGATTAATCGCTTTAAAGCGGAGGCAGTAGAAGTGGATGGCAAAAGGATTGTATATTCCTCTGCTATACGGGATGTAAACGGCAGGACGACGGTTAATAACCTGACAATAAAAAAGGCCCCCTTCACTATTAAAATTGGCACATTAACATTAGAAGACGCTAAGAAAATGTATAACCAGCTACAAGCATCTCCTATTGGAGATAATTTTTACATTGATAATCTAAGACTAACTATAGGTGAACCGGAAGATGAGGTTACAATACAAGCCTTTGATCAATCAGTAAATATGGAATTTTTACAAGAAGTGCCAGGGGGAGAATAG
- a CDS encoding DUF881 domain-containing protein — translation MKKRSRLNVPFRGRILISLVSLVLGFILAYSYSMASADKEIEGNNSYSLEIQKYREQLIEQKEMNKELTEEINKKQQAIRVFEKSFVDSEESVEELVKEAEMLRLLMGDIPSEGKGISIALQDGEYNPSQENPNDYIVHESHVFKVINELKISGAEAITINGQRLHAQSYISCTGPVITVDGRAFPAPFTVEAVGDPKVLLASVNLGGGIVDQLTNDNIVVTVEEKSNIMMPALRGDQN, via the coding sequence ATGAAGAAGAGGAGTCGTCTTAATGTTCCTTTTCGTGGACGTATTCTTATCTCGCTGGTTAGTTTAGTGTTAGGGTTCATTTTAGCTTATTCCTATAGCATGGCATCTGCGGATAAAGAAATAGAGGGTAATAATAGCTATTCGTTGGAAATACAAAAGTACAGAGAGCAGCTAATAGAACAGAAGGAAATGAATAAGGAATTAACAGAAGAGATAAATAAAAAACAACAGGCTATTAGAGTTTTTGAAAAGTCATTTGTGGATAGCGAAGAAAGCGTGGAAGAGTTAGTAAAGGAGGCTGAAATGCTTCGGTTACTAATGGGAGACATTCCATCTGAGGGGAAAGGCATTTCAATAGCTTTGCAGGATGGTGAGTATAATCCTTCTCAGGAAAACCCAAATGATTACATTGTTCACGAAAGTCATGTATTTAAAGTGATAAATGAGCTAAAAATATCAGGAGCAGAAGCAATTACTATTAATGGACAAAGGCTTCATGCTCAATCTTACATATCGTGTACTGGCCCAGTGATAACCGTCGATGGACGAGCTTTTCCCGCGCCTTTCACAGTTGAAGCCGTAGGTGATCCCAAGGTATTACTAGCATCGGTTAACTTAGGTGGCGGTATTGTAGATCAGCTAACAAACGATAATATCGTAGTCACCGTTGAAGAAAAGAGTAACATCATGATGCCTGCCTTGCGTGGGGACCAAAATTAA
- a CDS encoding FtsQ-type POTRA domain-containing protein has protein sequence MEKVIDIEDRIPTLKEKRRRRTNKKFSILLFLFVFTLLVLLYFQSSYSQVQKIELDGAKLFSVNHYIEQSGLKIGDSMWSFKEKDIENSLEKSDWVESVQVKRKWLSSVHIEVKEFKQVGYVEKENALQIILENGKTIIPEDEIVPVEGPIIADFEDEKIRLRLIKELKKLNSEVLLTISQINYVPTENDIYSIQVFMNDGNEVQALIPSFSSKMNYYPSIISQINPDQKGVIDMEVGSYFEPYQKVLNETEGEEAIEDEEEESS, from the coding sequence ATGGAAAAAGTCATCGATATCGAAGATCGAATACCTACCTTAAAAGAAAAAAGAAGACGTAGAACAAACAAAAAATTTTCCATTCTACTTTTTCTCTTTGTCTTTACTCTATTGGTCTTGCTTTATTTTCAATCGTCTTATAGTCAGGTACAAAAAATAGAGCTAGATGGGGCTAAGCTTTTCTCCGTGAATCATTACATTGAACAAAGTGGTCTAAAAATTGGAGATTCCATGTGGAGCTTTAAGGAAAAAGACATAGAAAATTCATTGGAGAAAAGCGATTGGGTAGAATCAGTTCAAGTTAAAAGAAAATGGCTATCCAGTGTTCATATCGAAGTTAAAGAATTTAAACAAGTTGGATATGTAGAAAAGGAAAATGCACTTCAAATAATTTTGGAAAATGGTAAGACTATAATTCCAGAAGATGAGATTGTTCCTGTCGAAGGGCCAATCATCGCAGATTTTGAAGATGAAAAAATTCGATTACGTCTTATAAAAGAACTTAAAAAGTTGAATAGTGAAGTGTTATTAACTATCTCTCAAATAAACTACGTCCCTACAGAGAATGATATATACTCCATTCAAGTTTTTATGAATGATGGTAATGAGGTACAAGCTCTAATCCCATCATTTTCAAGTAAAATGAATTATTATCCGTCGATTATTTCACAAATAAACCCAGATCAAAAAGGGGTAATCGATATGGAGGTAGGGTCATATTTTGAACCCTATCAAAAGGTTTTAAATGAAACTGAGGGTGAGGAGGCCATTGAGGATGAAGAAGAGGAGTCGTCTTAA
- the murD gene encoding UDP-N-acetylmuramoyl-L-alanine--D-glutamate ligase: MKQLPFVYHKKILVLGLAKSGTVAAELLHDLGAFVTVNDSKPFEQNENAQYLLTKGLTVICGSHPEDLLDEGFNLIVKNPGIPYTNSVVAEAIKRGIPVWTEVELAYRISDAPMIGITGSNGKTTTTTLIYEMLNHASKQPLIAGNIGTVASGVAEKATADNTIVMELSSFQLMGTEQLKPKISVLMNLYEAHLDYHKDYQEYTDAKFNITKMQDENDWFVYNAEQQLVQDYADKSQAQKVPFYVSKKTANGISADDQFVYWNGEQLFERSLIALRGKHNLENVLAATAVAILSDCSLESIKFVLQTFQGVRHRTQFVLESDGRKFYNDSKATNTLATKSALEGFTEPVVWIAGGVDRGHSFDQLIPYLPNVRALVHYGETAERLQKFGEENHIPFVKRVSNLEEATRLAVEVSEKGDIILLSPACASWDQYESFEIRGDEFIKVVESLTNN; this comes from the coding sequence TTGAAACAGCTACCTTTTGTATACCATAAAAAAATACTTGTTTTAGGCTTAGCCAAAAGCGGTACAGTTGCTGCTGAGCTCTTGCATGACTTAGGAGCATTTGTAACAGTTAATGATTCCAAGCCATTTGAGCAAAATGAAAATGCTCAATATCTTTTGACCAAAGGATTGACAGTCATTTGCGGCAGTCATCCAGAAGACTTGCTGGATGAAGGGTTTAATTTAATCGTAAAAAATCCTGGAATTCCTTATACGAATAGTGTAGTTGCAGAAGCTATTAAAAGAGGTATTCCTGTATGGACAGAAGTAGAGCTTGCGTATCGTATTAGTGATGCTCCCATGATTGGAATTACGGGGTCAAATGGTAAAACTACTACAACGACTCTTATATACGAAATGTTGAATCATGCTTCTAAGCAACCATTGATTGCGGGTAATATAGGAACTGTTGCCTCTGGGGTCGCAGAAAAGGCGACTGCAGACAATACAATTGTTATGGAGTTGTCCTCCTTTCAGTTGATGGGAACTGAACAATTAAAACCTAAAATTTCAGTTTTAATGAATTTATATGAGGCTCACTTGGACTATCATAAGGATTATCAAGAATATACAGACGCAAAATTTAATATTACCAAAATGCAGGATGAAAATGATTGGTTTGTCTATAATGCAGAGCAACAGTTAGTTCAAGATTATGCTGATAAAAGCCAAGCACAAAAGGTTCCTTTTTATGTTAGCAAAAAGACAGCTAATGGTATAAGTGCCGACGATCAATTTGTATATTGGAATGGTGAACAACTTTTTGAACGCTCCCTTATTGCACTACGAGGTAAGCATAACTTGGAAAATGTATTAGCTGCAACTGCTGTAGCTATTTTGTCAGACTGCTCGTTAGAGAGTATTAAATTTGTATTACAAACCTTCCAAGGTGTAAGGCATCGCACTCAGTTTGTGTTAGAGTCAGATGGACGTAAGTTCTACAATGATTCTAAAGCTACGAATACGCTGGCTACCAAAAGTGCGTTAGAAGGGTTTACTGAGCCTGTCGTGTGGATAGCGGGTGGAGTCGATCGAGGACATTCGTTTGATCAGCTTATTCCTTATTTACCTAATGTGAGAGCACTTGTACACTATGGTGAAACAGCGGAAAGACTTCAGAAATTTGGAGAAGAGAACCATATACCCTTCGTGAAAAGAGTCTCTAATTTAGAGGAAGCCACCCGTTTAGCTGTGGAGGTATCAGAAAAAGGAGACATTATTCTTCTTTCTCCCGCTTGTGCAAGCTGGGATCAATATGAGAGCTTTGAAATTCGAGGGGATGAATTCATCAAGGTTGTTGAATCTTTAACGAATAATTGA
- the mraY gene encoding phospho-N-acetylmuramoyl-pentapeptide-transferase — protein sequence MTLSTTLITLIASFLVSVILAPIIIPYLRRMKFGQSIREEGPESHQKKAGTPTMGGLIFLTSIIVTTLAISFIFDKLTTQSIVLLLVLVGFGLIGFLDDFIKVVLKRNLGLTSLQKLIGQIIIAIIAFFLLKLGPFDTSISIPWTDITLSLGQFYVAFLVFWLVGFSNAVNLSDGLDGLVSGTASVSFATFGVLALIYEQTDIAIFAFSVAGALLGFLLFNKNPAQVFMGDTGSLALGGALAMVSILVQQEVLLLIVGIIFVIETLSVILQVISFKTTGKRIFKMSPIHHHFELSGWSERKVVTVFWAINFAAAMFVVIMEVM from the coding sequence ATGACATTGTCTACAACGTTAATTACACTTATTGCTAGTTTTTTAGTATCTGTTATACTTGCCCCGATTATTATCCCCTATTTAAGAAGGATGAAATTTGGGCAAAGTATAAGAGAAGAGGGGCCAGAATCCCATCAGAAAAAAGCTGGAACACCTACCATGGGTGGTTTAATATTTTTAACCTCAATCATTGTGACAACACTTGCTATTTCGTTTATATTTGACAAGCTTACGACACAGTCAATCGTATTGTTGTTAGTATTAGTGGGCTTTGGGTTAATTGGGTTCTTGGATGATTTTATAAAAGTAGTTTTAAAGAGAAATTTAGGTTTAACTTCTCTACAAAAACTAATCGGACAAATAATTATTGCGATTATTGCCTTTTTCTTGTTAAAGCTAGGTCCATTTGATACTTCAATTTCCATTCCATGGACTGATATTACGCTTTCTCTAGGTCAGTTCTATGTTGCCTTTTTAGTGTTTTGGCTAGTTGGCTTCTCCAATGCAGTAAACCTATCAGATGGGTTAGATGGTCTTGTATCTGGTACAGCATCAGTATCTTTCGCTACTTTTGGAGTGCTTGCTTTAATATACGAACAAACGGATATTGCAATTTTTGCCTTTAGTGTTGCTGGAGCCTTGTTAGGTTTTCTATTGTTCAATAAAAATCCCGCTCAAGTTTTTATGGGAGACACTGGATCACTAGCTTTAGGTGGAGCACTAGCTATGGTTTCAATTCTTGTTCAACAAGAAGTGCTTCTATTGATCGTTGGGATTATCTTTGTAATAGAAACATTATCGGTTATATTACAGGTCATTAGCTTCAAAACTACTGGTAAGAGAATATTTAAAATGAGTCCGATTCACCATCATTTTGAACTTTCTGGCTGGAGTGAACGTAAAGTTGTCACCGTATTTTGGGCTATTAACTTTGCGGCTGCAATGTTTGTAGTGATTATGGAGGTTATGTAA
- a CDS encoding penicillin-binding transpeptidase domain-containing protein, which yields MIWVITLLLFLAVAGKLIQLQFFQFSELTTKAKESWDRELPYASERGNILDRNGEVIVGNRLSPTLFYMPSQNKEPEKVAKEIAPLLEVEESKLYEQINKRAYLVKIAPAGKNITSDLAMQIQDKNVKGLYAGIDYVRDYPHGKMLSRLLGFTGYDAQGLAGIEYQYDSVLKGKESAIRMFTDAKGIPLPHVDDSWKNGQNGNHVQLTIDMKIQSVVERELSQAMDKYEATQGIAIVMNPNNGEILALASAPNFDPSSYQEVDSTIYNRNLPVWMTFEPGSTFKIITLSAALEENVVNLDNDHFHDAGYTIVEGARLRCWKRQGHGSQTFLEVVENSCNPGFIELGRRVGPDKLSEYIKKFGFGQSTGSGMAGESSGILFSKDAYGPVEHATTSFGQGISVTPIQQVQAVAAAINGGYLYKPYIVKNIVDGETNKILSTAEPEMKTQVVSEATSQKVREALEHVVAHGSGRNAYRDQLRIGGKTGTAQKVQNGRYMDGEYIVSFIGFAPADKPELIVYVAIDNPKHSTQFGGVIAAPIVGQIIEDSLEVTGGGKQLEKDYRWGDVQTVRVPNLVGTKRKEITSYMYPFQIVWHGDGDEILTQLPKENSLIPLDGTIHVYTK from the coding sequence ATGATATGGGTTATTACGCTGCTGTTGTTTCTGGCGGTAGCGGGAAAGCTTATTCAGCTTCAGTTTTTTCAGTTCAGTGAATTGACTACTAAAGCTAAGGAAAGCTGGGACCGAGAGCTGCCTTATGCTTCTGAAAGGGGCAATATTCTTGATCGAAATGGGGAGGTAATAGTTGGTAACAGACTATCTCCTACCCTTTTCTATATGCCTTCCCAAAATAAAGAACCAGAGAAGGTTGCAAAAGAAATTGCACCATTGTTAGAAGTGGAAGAGAGTAAGCTATACGAACAGATTAACAAGAGAGCTTATCTTGTTAAAATTGCTCCAGCAGGGAAGAACATTACGTCTGACTTAGCTATGCAGATTCAAGATAAAAATGTTAAGGGTCTGTATGCTGGTATTGACTATGTCAGAGATTACCCGCATGGTAAAATGCTTTCGAGATTGTTAGGCTTTACCGGATATGATGCCCAGGGGCTTGCTGGAATCGAATATCAATACGATTCTGTCTTGAAGGGCAAAGAATCAGCCATTCGAATGTTTACTGATGCTAAAGGCATTCCACTTCCACATGTGGATGACAGTTGGAAAAATGGACAAAATGGTAACCATGTCCAATTAACAATCGATATGAAAATTCAATCCGTAGTAGAGAGAGAATTGTCACAAGCAATGGATAAATATGAGGCAACTCAAGGCATTGCAATCGTAATGAATCCTAATAATGGAGAGATACTAGCACTAGCTTCGGCTCCAAATTTTGACCCTTCTTCTTATCAAGAAGTTGATTCTACTATTTACAATCGTAACTTACCAGTTTGGATGACATTCGAACCTGGATCCACGTTTAAAATTATTACGCTTAGCGCAGCACTCGAAGAAAATGTTGTTAACTTAGATAATGACCATTTTCATGATGCTGGTTACACAATTGTAGAAGGAGCAAGACTGCGATGCTGGAAACGACAAGGGCATGGTAGCCAAACGTTTCTGGAAGTTGTAGAAAATTCCTGTAACCCGGGATTTATAGAATTAGGCAGGAGAGTTGGACCTGACAAGCTTTCAGAGTACATAAAGAAGTTTGGATTTGGTCAATCCACAGGTTCTGGAATGGCTGGAGAATCTTCGGGCATTCTATTTAGTAAAGATGCTTATGGGCCAGTTGAACATGCAACCACTTCATTTGGCCAAGGTATTTCTGTCACACCGATTCAACAAGTTCAAGCAGTAGCAGCGGCTATTAACGGCGGCTATTTGTATAAGCCTTATATTGTTAAGAACATTGTGGATGGAGAAACAAATAAAATTCTATCTACAGCAGAACCAGAAATGAAAACGCAAGTAGTATCAGAAGCAACTTCTCAAAAAGTACGTGAGGCACTTGAACACGTGGTTGCTCATGGTTCCGGTAGAAACGCCTATAGAGACCAATTACGGATAGGTGGAAAAACTGGGACTGCACAAAAGGTTCAGAACGGCCGATATATGGATGGAGAGTACATTGTTTCTTTCATCGGCTTTGCTCCTGCGGATAAACCAGAACTTATAGTATATGTAGCAATTGATAATCCAAAGCATAGTACTCAGTTTGGTGGAGTAATTGCCGCACCAATAGTAGGTCAAATTATTGAAGATTCACTTGAGGTTACCGGTGGAGGTAAACAATTAGAGAAAGATTATAGATGGGGAGATGTTCAAACTGTCCGCGTCCCAAATCTTGTAGGAACTAAAAGAAAAGAAATTACATCGTACATGTATCCGTTTCAAATTGTTTGGCACGGCGATGGAGATGAAATCTTAACTCAATTACCGAAAGAAAACAGTCTTATTCCGTTAGATGGGACTATACATGTTTACACAAAATAA
- a CDS encoding penicillin-binding transpeptidase domain-containing protein, with translation MFLLYGGLFFVLLSRFVFIQVTGTAEGEVLASKADDKYGRVQEIPANRGNIVDRNGEIIAEDTLSYKMIAITRAEVSGNSKVPRHVVDPEDTARILAEYIDMSEQEILEILNKGIEKDKYQVEFGKAGRDISHKKMLEIKSLELPGIQFSQDLKRLYPNGTFASHLIGFALKEENKDGEAIAVGKMGLEYIYDKKLTGVPGKVEYHSDTKGFLLPNASKMVTEAQDGYDIHLTLDKTIENFLEDAMNKAEEKYNPEKMTAIVANAKTGEILAMAQRPTFEPNTREGLSTNWLNEAIEQTIEPGSTMKIFTLASAIEEGVWNPNDQFKSGSYKVYDRTIRDHNVVGWGTISYLEGFQRSSNVSMAFLLNKIGDETFIEYIRRFGFGQPTGIDLPNEASGIVNDRYPINRVTTTYGQGVTVTPIQLVQGMTAIANEGTMYQPYVIDKIVNPNTGEIVDDNEPVEKKSPISASTANQVKEILASTVTSEHGTAQRFKLNGYTSAGKTGTAQIPKGDGSYFWGRQLFLYSFLGMAPVEDPQLIVYVAVQKPKIKDTEVGSQPVSEIFNSVTENSLKYLNIEPENLELSKPIKMPNLIGKNVLDSQMALETQGLKTVIIGQLDQVLEQYPKAGTSVISQGTAFIKGSGEIVLPNFAGWSKRNLMIYKSLSGLPIEIIGDGFVSKQSLTAGSVVTSDSPIVVQLSSPKEIAENSVEEEELEELPQD, from the coding sequence ATGTTTTTACTTTATGGAGGGCTCTTTTTTGTATTGCTAAGCCGCTTTGTATTTATTCAGGTTACAGGTACAGCAGAAGGGGAAGTTTTAGCTTCAAAAGCAGACGATAAGTATGGACGTGTTCAAGAAATACCAGCAAATAGAGGCAATATTGTAGATCGTAATGGCGAGATAATTGCAGAAGATACCTTAAGCTATAAGATGATTGCAATTACGAGAGCAGAGGTTTCAGGTAATAGTAAAGTCCCTCGACATGTTGTGGATCCAGAGGATACTGCTAGAATACTTGCAGAATATATTGATATGTCAGAGCAAGAGATTCTAGAGATATTAAATAAAGGTATTGAAAAGGACAAGTATCAAGTCGAGTTTGGCAAAGCTGGAAGAGATATTAGTCATAAAAAAATGTTAGAGATTAAGAGTTTAGAACTTCCTGGAATTCAGTTTAGCCAAGATTTAAAAAGGTTATATCCTAATGGGACATTTGCATCTCATTTAATAGGATTTGCTCTCAAGGAAGAGAACAAGGATGGGGAAGCCATTGCAGTGGGGAAAATGGGACTTGAGTACATTTATGATAAAAAGCTTACTGGTGTGCCAGGTAAAGTGGAATATCATAGCGATACAAAAGGCTTCTTACTTCCTAATGCAAGCAAGATGGTCACAGAAGCACAAGATGGCTATGACATTCACTTGACGCTCGACAAAACAATAGAAAACTTTTTAGAAGATGCTATGAATAAAGCAGAAGAAAAGTATAATCCTGAAAAAATGACAGCCATTGTTGCAAATGCTAAAACAGGTGAGATATTAGCAATGGCTCAACGACCGACATTCGAACCGAATACGAGAGAAGGACTTTCGACCAATTGGTTGAATGAAGCCATTGAGCAAACGATAGAACCGGGTTCTACGATGAAAATCTTTACTTTAGCATCTGCTATTGAAGAGGGTGTGTGGAATCCAAATGATCAATTTAAATCGGGCTCCTACAAAGTGTATGATCGTACCATAAGAGATCATAATGTAGTTGGTTGGGGAACTATTTCTTACCTAGAAGGATTCCAAAGATCTTCTAACGTTTCCATGGCCTTTTTACTAAATAAAATAGGTGACGAAACCTTTATAGAATATATTCGTCGTTTTGGTTTTGGGCAGCCCACTGGTATAGACCTTCCAAATGAGGCAAGTGGTATCGTAAATGATAGATATCCTATTAACAGAGTTACTACGACTTATGGGCAAGGGGTAACGGTCACACCTATTCAATTAGTCCAAGGAATGACTGCTATTGCAAATGAAGGAACTATGTACCAGCCTTATGTTATTGATAAAATCGTTAATCCTAATACAGGAGAGATTGTCGATGACAATGAACCAGTAGAAAAGAAATCTCCTATTTCAGCAAGCACTGCTAATCAGGTAAAGGAAATTCTGGCAAGCACTGTTACATCGGAGCATGGGACGGCCCAACGCTTTAAATTGAATGGATATACTTCTGCAGGAAAGACTGGTACTGCTCAAATTCCAAAAGGGGATGGAAGCTACTTTTGGGGAAGACAGCTATTCCTCTATTCCTTTTTAGGGATGGCTCCTGTAGAGGATCCTCAATTAATCGTGTATGTTGCTGTTCAGAAACCGAAGATAAAAGATACAGAGGTTGGTTCTCAGCCAGTATCTGAAATATTTAATTCTGTCACTGAAAATAGCTTGAAATATTTAAATATAGAACCAGAAAACCTTGAATTATCTAAACCGATAAAAATGCCTAATTTAATTGGTAAAAATGTGTTAGACAGCCAAATGGCGTTAGAAACTCAAGGATTAAAAACTGTTATAATTGGACAGTTGGATCAGGTGTTAGAGCAATATCCTAAGGCAGGCACCTCTGTTATTTCTCAAGGAACTGCTTTTATAAAAGGGAGTGGGGAAATAGTACTTCCGAACTTTGCAGGATGGTCAAAAAGAAATCTTATGATTTATAAGTCACTTTCTGGGTTGCCAATAGAAATAATAGGAGATGGCTTTGTGTCGAAGCAAAGTTTAACAGCTGGCTCAGTTGTGACTAGTGATTCACCGATTGTAGTTCAATTGTCGAGTCCAAAGGAAATTGCTGAAAACAGCGTAGAGGAAGAAGAATTGGAAGAACTACCGCAAGACTAG
- the ftsL gene encoding cell division protein FtsL — MALRNYQSETYIARPSFPEQPPQPKKPAKIKSKILSKGEKFLFVGLLIVVTVLSLMIVQTQTDVRATTKEISLLEQQIDTTSKENTDLSIQVRELSTYDRIWKKAEELGLKLNEQNVKVVPGQ; from the coding sequence ATGGCTTTACGTAACTATCAGTCAGAGACATACATAGCTAGGCCTTCTTTTCCAGAGCAACCACCACAGCCAAAGAAGCCGGCAAAAATAAAGAGTAAAATACTATCTAAAGGTGAAAAGTTTTTATTTGTAGGATTATTGATCGTTGTAACTGTGCTTTCGTTAATGATTGTTCAAACTCAAACAGACGTTAGAGCAACTACGAAAGAGATATCTTTACTTGAACAACAAATAGATACTACTTCAAAAGAAAATACTGACTTGTCCATACAAGTACGTGAATTATCTACCTATGATCGAATTTGGAAAAAGGCAGAGGAACTCGGCTTGAAACTAAATGAGCAAAACGTAAAGGTAGTACCAGGACAATGA
- the rsmH gene encoding 16S rRNA (cytosine(1402)-N(4))-methyltransferase RsmH, with protein MFHHTTVLLHETVDGLAIRPDGIYVDCTLGGAGHSEYLIKQLNENGRLICFDQDMTAIENAKVKLAPYLEQITFVHSNFRYLKKSLNDLGIEKVDGILYDLGVSSPQLDTPERGFSYNYDAPLDMRMDQTSELTAFHVINEWPYEKLVKIFFRYGEEKFSKQIARKIEQARETAPIETTFQLVELIKAGIPAAARRTGGHPAKRIFQAVRIAVNDELGAAEDSLEDAIQLIKVGGRVSVITFHSLEDRLTKTIFKEASSLPELPPNLPVIPAGMEPMLKLITRKPILPSKEELEVNNRSRSAKLRIVEKLIEKGSV; from the coding sequence TTGTTTCATCATACAACAGTACTACTCCACGAGACGGTAGATGGGCTAGCTATTCGTCCCGATGGAATTTATGTTGACTGCACACTAGGTGGTGCCGGTCACAGCGAATACTTAATCAAACAGCTTAATGAAAATGGTAGGTTAATCTGCTTCGATCAGGATATGACAGCTATCGAAAATGCAAAAGTAAAATTAGCTCCTTACTTGGAACAAATCACTTTTGTTCACTCCAATTTTCGATATTTAAAAAAATCCTTAAATGATTTAGGTATTGAAAAGGTTGATGGGATTTTATATGACTTAGGAGTTTCCTCACCTCAGCTAGATACCCCTGAGCGTGGTTTTAGCTATAACTACGATGCTCCTCTTGATATGCGGATGGATCAAACAAGTGAATTAACAGCTTTCCATGTCATTAATGAATGGCCTTATGAAAAGTTAGTGAAAATCTTTTTCCGTTATGGAGAAGAGAAATTTTCCAAGCAGATTGCAAGGAAAATAGAGCAGGCAAGGGAAACTGCACCTATCGAAACTACCTTCCAGTTAGTTGAGTTAATCAAAGCAGGAATTCCGGCTGCAGCAAGAAGAACAGGCGGGCATCCAGCCAAGCGTATTTTTCAAGCAGTCCGAATAGCAGTGAACGATGAGCTGGGAGCAGCTGAGGATTCACTCGAGGATGCAATACAGCTTATAAAGGTGGGAGGACGAGTTAGCGTTATTACTTTCCATTCTTTAGAAGATAGGCTAACAAAGACTATCTTTAAGGAGGCGTCCTCACTTCCAGAGTTACCGCCAAACTTACCAGTTATCCCGGCTGGAATGGAACCTATGCTGAAGTTAATAACTAGAAAGCCAATTTTACCTTCGAAAGAAGAGCTAGAAGTAAATAACCGTTCAAGATCTGCCAAGCTGCGCATTGTGGAAAAACTAATCGAAAAGGGAAGTGTTTAA
- the mraZ gene encoding division/cell wall cluster transcriptional repressor MraZ: MFMGEYQHNVDPKGRIIIPSKFREHLEDCFVLTRGLDNCLFGYPMNEWRKLEEKLKELPVTKKDARAFTRFFFSGATEVEIDKQGRINIPSNLRAYAKMDKECIVLGVSNRLEIWAKEAWETYFEDSEDSFNDIAENMIGFDI; the protein is encoded by the coding sequence ATGTTCATGGGCGAATACCAGCATAACGTCGATCCTAAAGGGAGAATAATCATACCTTCTAAATTTAGAGAGCATTTGGAGGATTGTTTTGTTTTAACTCGTGGTCTTGATAATTGCTTATTTGGTTATCCTATGAATGAATGGCGAAAGCTCGAAGAAAAATTAAAAGAACTACCTGTAACTAAAAAAGATGCACGAGCATTTACTCGTTTTTTCTTTTCTGGTGCTACAGAAGTAGAAATTGATAAGCAAGGCCGAATCAATATACCAAGTAATCTTAGAGCATATGCAAAAATGGACAAGGAGTGTATTGTTCTTGGGGTGTCCAACCGTTTGGAAATATGGGCGAAGGAAGCCTGGGAAACATACTTTGAAGACTCTGAGGATTCATTTAACGACATTGCAGAGAATATGATCGGCTTTGATATATAA